A genome region from Setaria italica strain Yugu1 chromosome III, Setaria_italica_v2.0, whole genome shotgun sequence includes the following:
- the LOC101763366 gene encoding microtubule-associated protein 70-1 produces MADPYGDGKKNQQPRPGPGPRLKPAIEMEDLINLLHGSDPVRVELTRLENELQYKEKELGDAQAEIKALRLSDRAREKAVQDLTEELAKVDEKLKLTESLLETKNLEAKKINDEKKAALAAQFAAEATLRRVHAAQKDDDMPPIEAILAPLEAELKLARQEIAKLQDDNRALDRLTKSKEAALLEAERTVQIALAKASLVDDLQNKNQELMKQIEICQEENKILDRMHRQKVAEVEKLTQTVRELEEAVLAGGAAANAVRDYQRKVQEMNEEMKTLDRELARAKVSANRVAVVVANEWKDGNDKVMPVKQWLDQRRILQGEMQQLRDKLAIAERAARSEAQLKEKFQLRLKVLEEGLRMSTSRTNVSTTRRQSIGGADGLSKANGFLSKRPSFQMRSSVSTTTTLVNHAKGASKSFDGGCRSLERYKGLVNGNGMNVSTDSSEDKESSNSDEKCNEFASAESEDLVSGALYDFVQKEVIALRKACHEKDQSLKDKDDAVEMLAKKVDTLTKAMESEAKKSRRELAAMEKELAATRLEKEQDNRAKRFGSSSGSANSSQLPPGRSLPRSGSARNM; encoded by the exons ATGGCCGATCCGTACGGCGATGGCAAGAAGAACCAGCAGccgcgccccggccccggcccccgcCTCAAGCCCGCCATCGAGATGGAGGACCTCATCAACCTCCTCCACGGATCCGATCCGGTCCGCGTCGAGCTCACCCGCCTCGAGAACGAGCTGCAGT ACAAGGAGAAGGAGCTGGGCGACGCGCAGGCGGAGATCAAGGCTCTCCGCCTGTCGGACCGTGCGCGAGAGAAGGCCGTACAGGAT CTTACGGAAGAATTGGCAAAGGTGGACGAGAAGCTCAAGCTCACAGAGTCTCTCCTTGAAACCAAG AACCTCGAAGCAAAGAAGATCAATGACGAAAAGAAAGCAGCACTTGCCGCGCAGTTTGCAGCAGAGGCTACACTACGAAGGGTTCATGCCGCGCAGAAGGATGATGACATGCCTCCTATTGAGGCCATTCTTGCACCACTGGAAGCTGAGCTGAAACTAGCCCGTCAAGAG ATTGCAAAACTACAAGATGATAACAGGGCACTAGATCGTCTTACAAAGTCTAAGGAAGCAGCTCTACTTGAAGCAGAAAGGACGGTTCAGATAGCATTGGCAAAAGCTTCCTTGGTGGATGATCTGCAAAACAAAAACCAAGAACTGATGAAGCAGATTGAGATATGCCAG GAAGAGAACAAAATCTTGGATAGAATGCACCGCCAGAAAGTTGCTGAGGTTGAAAAGCTCACTCAGACTGTCAGAGAGCTAGAAGAAGCTGTTCTTGCTGGTGGCGCAGCTGCAAATGCTGTGAGAGACTATCAGCGGAAAGTTCAGGAGATGAAT GAGGAAATGAAAACTCTTGATCGTGAGCTAGCACGTGCAAAGGTTTCAGCAAATAGGGTTGCAGTAGTGGTGGCAAATGAGTGGAAAGACGGCAATGATAAAGTAATGCCCGTTAAACAGTGGCTTGACCAACGAAGGATTCTGCAA GGAGAAATGCAGCAACTCCGGGACAAACTTGCTATTGCAGAAAGGGCTGCAAGATCAGAAGCTCAACTGAAA GAGAAGTTCCAGTTACGACTTAAGGTACTTGAGGAAGGATTGAGGATGTCTACATCCCGGACCAATGTCAGTACCACGCGCCGCCAGTCTATTGGTGGTGCTGATGGTTTATCCAAGGCCAATGGCTTTCTGTCAAAACGCCCATCATTCCAGATGAGATCATCAGTGTCTACCACAACAACTCTAGTTAACCATGCGAAAGGGGCATCCAAATCTTTCGATGGAGGCTGTAGATCACTTGAACGCTATAAGGGCCTTGTAAACGGGAACGGTATGAACGTATCTACCGATTCCAGTGAAGATAAGGAGTCCAGCAACTCAGATGAGAAGTGTAATGAGTTTGCATCTGCTGAGTCGGAGGACTTGGTGTCAGGTGCTCTATATGATTTTGTGCAAAAGGAGGTCATTGCCCTAAGGAAGGCGTGCCATGAAAAGGATCAAAGCCTGAAAGACAAGGATGATGCAGTTGAG ATGTTGGCAAAGAAAGTAGATACTTTGACAAAAGCCATGGAGTCAGAGGCGAAGAAATCGAGGCGTGAGTTAGCTGCTATGGAGAAGGAGTTGGCAGCTACGCGTTTGGAGAAAGAGCAGGATAACCGAGCGAAACGGTTTGGTAGTTCAAGTGGCTCTGCCAACAGTTCGCAGCTCCCACCTGGCAG GAGTTTACCTCGGAGCGGCTCAGCACGCAACATGTGA
- the LOC101764850 gene encoding uncharacterized protein LOC101764850 isoform X1: MSEEDKTAAAAAEQPKRAPKLNERILSSLSRRSVAAHPWHDLEIGPGAPAVFNVRSEAGSPPTAGDEEEQRLRAALRHLQAEAGVLERLVYKHRNQHRGAAYFQYLLKVRRDLKLLLGADLAQVLNAVFPVLASRKPANTILVLTEQTKKKPGANHSHHERLLGVARLLSQMAEPVMKAAIQITFLLARSFFIDLCTAVFSLLARIRVLIQQMLLDVVLLYNKVTDLTGRKQAVKISIGGVQAFREYYPSMNDACTILECVWVKDKFLLHEKMKDSCQETQVEDQKPCGPESSIQYETLPLVSEDTLNLEETNLPAKQADAALAEQPDKMNHCSGAGGSQSGRQLEKESGACSVPDTLNTCMHSVPHSNLKHETRKRVAFVAVGNPKVPGAASETKSSEVNKKQRLNMISHTSVESGLYNKLLDYENVEKSLL, encoded by the exons ATGAGTGAAGAGGATaagactgctgctgctgctgctgagcagCCGAAGCGAGCCCCTAAGCTCAATGAAAGGATCCTCTCTTCTCTGTCCAGGAGATCAGTAGCTGCTCATCCATGGCATGATCTTGAGATCG GTCCTGGGGCTCCTGCTGTCTTCAATGTT CGGTCGGAGGCGGGTTCTCCGCCTACGGCGGGGGACGAAGAGGAGCAGCGGCTGCGGGCGGCGCTACGTCACCtgcaggcggaggcgggggtgcTTGAGCGCTTGGTGTACAAGCACCGGAACCAGCACCGCGGCGCCGCCTACTTCCAGTACCTCCTCAAG GTGAGGAGGGACCTGAAGCTGCTACTCGGCGCCGATCTCGCCCAGGTCCTCAACGCCGTGTTCCCCGTCCTCGCATCCCGCAAGCCGGCCAACACGATCCTCGTCCTGACCGA GCAGACTAAGAAGAAACCTGGTGCGAACCACAGCCATCATGAGAGGCTTTTGGGTGTTGCTCGCTTGTTATCCCAG ATGGCTGAACCTGTCATGAAGGCAGCAAT TCAGATAACATTTTTACTTGCTAGATCATTCTTCATCGATCTTTGTACCGCGGTGTTTTCTTTGCTTGCACGAATAAGGGTCCTGATCCAACAG ATGTTACTTGATGTTGTTTTATTATATAATAAGGTTACAGATCTTACTGGTAGGAAGCAGGCTGTTAAGATTAGCATCGGTGGAGTGCAG GCTTTCAGAGAATACTACCCCTCTATGAATGATGCTTGTACAATTCTGGAGTGTGTATGGGTGAAAGATAAATTTCTTTTGCATGAAAAGATGAAAGATAGCTGTCAGGAAACACAAGTTGAGGATCAGAAGCCCTGTGGTCCTGAATCTTCAATCCAGTATGAGACGCTTCCACTCGTTAGTGAAG ATACACTAAACCTTGAAGAAACGAACCTGCCAGCCAAACAGGCAGACGCTGCTCTGGCTGAGCAACCGGACAAAATGAACCATTGCAGTGGTGCTGGAGGTTCTCAGAGTGGGAGGCAACTGGAAAAGGAAAGTGGTGCTTGTTCAGTTCCTGACACGCTTAATACTTGCATGCATTCAGTTCCACACTCGAACCTCAAGCATGAGACTAGGAAGAGAGTAGCATTCGTTGCTGTTGGAAATCCAAAGGTCCCTGGTGCAGCCTCAGAAACAAAATCATCAGAAGTAAACAAGAAGCAAAGACTAAACATGATTTCACACACCTCTGTAGAATCTGGACTCTACAACAAATTGCTGGATTATGAGAACGTCGAAAAATCCCTACTTTAA
- the LOC101764850 gene encoding uncharacterized protein LOC101764850 isoform X2, which translates to MSQRSEAGSPPTAGDEEEQRLRAALRHLQAEAGVLERLVYKHRNQHRGAAYFQYLLKVRRDLKLLLGADLAQVLNAVFPVLASRKPANTILVLTEQTKKKPGANHSHHERLLGVARLLSQMAEPVMKAAIQITFLLARSFFIDLCTAVFSLLARIRVLIQQMLLDVVLLYNKVTDLTGRKQAVKISIGGVQAFREYYPSMNDACTILECVWVKDKFLLHEKMKDSCQETQVEDQKPCGPESSIQYETLPLVSEDTLNLEETNLPAKQADAALAEQPDKMNHCSGAGGSQSGRQLEKESGACSVPDTLNTCMHSVPHSNLKHETRKRVAFVAVGNPKVPGAASETKSSEVNKKQRLNMISHTSVESGLYNKLLDYENVEKSLL; encoded by the exons ATGTCGCAGCGGTCGGAGGCGGGTTCTCCGCCTACGGCGGGGGACGAAGAGGAGCAGCGGCTGCGGGCGGCGCTACGTCACCtgcaggcggaggcgggggtgcTTGAGCGCTTGGTGTACAAGCACCGGAACCAGCACCGCGGCGCCGCCTACTTCCAGTACCTCCTCAAG GTGAGGAGGGACCTGAAGCTGCTACTCGGCGCCGATCTCGCCCAGGTCCTCAACGCCGTGTTCCCCGTCCTCGCATCCCGCAAGCCGGCCAACACGATCCTCGTCCTGACCGA GCAGACTAAGAAGAAACCTGGTGCGAACCACAGCCATCATGAGAGGCTTTTGGGTGTTGCTCGCTTGTTATCCCAG ATGGCTGAACCTGTCATGAAGGCAGCAAT TCAGATAACATTTTTACTTGCTAGATCATTCTTCATCGATCTTTGTACCGCGGTGTTTTCTTTGCTTGCACGAATAAGGGTCCTGATCCAACAG ATGTTACTTGATGTTGTTTTATTATATAATAAGGTTACAGATCTTACTGGTAGGAAGCAGGCTGTTAAGATTAGCATCGGTGGAGTGCAG GCTTTCAGAGAATACTACCCCTCTATGAATGATGCTTGTACAATTCTGGAGTGTGTATGGGTGAAAGATAAATTTCTTTTGCATGAAAAGATGAAAGATAGCTGTCAGGAAACACAAGTTGAGGATCAGAAGCCCTGTGGTCCTGAATCTTCAATCCAGTATGAGACGCTTCCACTCGTTAGTGAAG ATACACTAAACCTTGAAGAAACGAACCTGCCAGCCAAACAGGCAGACGCTGCTCTGGCTGAGCAACCGGACAAAATGAACCATTGCAGTGGTGCTGGAGGTTCTCAGAGTGGGAGGCAACTGGAAAAGGAAAGTGGTGCTTGTTCAGTTCCTGACACGCTTAATACTTGCATGCATTCAGTTCCACACTCGAACCTCAAGCATGAGACTAGGAAGAGAGTAGCATTCGTTGCTGTTGGAAATCCAAAGGTCCCTGGTGCAGCCTCAGAAACAAAATCATCAGAAGTAAACAAGAAGCAAAGACTAAACATGATTTCACACACCTCTGTAGAATCTGGACTCTACAACAAATTGCTGGATTATGAGAACGTCGAAAAATCCCTACTTTAA
- the LOC101763770 gene encoding casein kinase 1-like protein HD16, with protein sequence MADSGGLSANNAAAAHDDDDANTAPFPDTVQVGGSPEYKVERKLGKGGFGHVFLGRRLTAAHAARSSASAAQEVAIKFEHTSSKGCSYGPPCEWQVYTALGGTHGVPKVHYKGRQGDYYVMIMDMLGPSLWDSWNSLGQSMSSEMVACIAVESISILESMHSKGYVHGDVKPENFLLGQPSTPQEKKLYLVDLGLATKWRDAASGQHVGYDQRPDAFRGTVRYASVHAHLGRTASRRDDLESLAYTLVFLHRGRLPWQGYQGDNKSFLVCKRKMSTSPESLCGICPQPFKQFLETVVNMKFDEEPNYSKLISLFDSLIGPNPSIRPINTDGAQKVGQKRARLLNDDDGHVKKKIRLGAPATQWISVYNSRSPMKQRYHYNVADTRLAQHVEKGNEDGLLISSISSCANLWAIIMDAGTGFTAQVYELSPHFLHKEWIMEQWDKSFYISSVAGSNNGSSLVVMSKGTPYTQQSYKVSDSFPFKWINKKWKEGFHVTSMATSGSRWAIVMSRSAGFSEQVVELDFLYPSEGIHRRWDNGYRITAMAATMDQSALILSKPRRRPRDETQETLRTTQFPSQHVKEKWAKNLYLAGICYGRTVA encoded by the exons ATGGCCGACAGCGGCGGACTTAGCGCCaacaacgccgccgccgcccacgacgacgacgacgccaacACCGCGCCTTTCCCCGACACC GTCCAGGTCGGAGGATCCCCCGAGTACAAGGTCGAGAGGAAGCTGGGCAAAGGTGGCTTCGGCCATGTCTTTCTTGGCCGACGCCTAACTGCTGCCCACGCTGCACGCTCCTCGGCTTCCGCTGCCCAAGAGGTTGCCATCAAATTTGAGCACACTAGCAGCAAGGGCTGTAGCTACGGCCCTCCGTGCGAATGGCAAGTCTACAC TGCTCTAGGAGGCACGCACGGCGTGCCCAAGGTGCATTATAAAGGCCGCCAGGGTGACTACTATGTCATG ATTATGGATATGCTGGGGCCTAGCTTGTGGGATTCTTGGAATTCATTAGGCCAATC CATGTCATCGGAAATGGTGGCCTGCATTGCCGTGGAGTCCATTTCCATCTTGGAAAGCATGCATTCTAAAGG atatgtgcatggagatgtcaaacctGAGAACTTTCTTCTGGGTCAGCCTTCAACGCCTCAAGAAAAGAAACTTTATCTTGTGGATCTTGGATTAG CAACAAAGTGGAGAGATGCTGCTAGTGGACAGCATGTTGGTTATGATCAACGTCCTGATGCCTTTAG AGGAACAGTAAGATATGCTAGTGTCCATGCACATTTAGGAAGAACTGCTAGCAGGAGGGATGACTTGGAATCACTTGCCTATACACTAGTATTTCTTCATAGGGGCAGGTTGCCATGGCAAGGATACCAG GGCGATAATAAATCATTTTTGGTGTGCAAGAGGAAGATGAGTACCTCACCTGAGAGCCTTTGCGGCATATGTCCTCAACCTTTCAAACAGTTTCTCGAAACTGTTGTCAACATGAAGTTTGATGAGGAGCCAAACTATTCCAAATTGATTTCTTTGTTTGATAGCTTAATTGGACCAAACCCTTCTATCAGGCCTATCAATACTGATGGAGCCCAAAAG GTAGGGCAGAAGCGTGCCAGGTTGCTTAATGATGATGACGGCCATGTGAAAAAGAAGATTCGGTTGGGTGCTCCGGCAACACAGTGGATTTCAGTATACAATTCAAGGTCACCTATGAAACAGAG GTACCACTATAATGTGGCTGACACAAGGTTAGCACAGCATGTGGAGAAAGGAAATGAGGATGGTTTGTTGATAAGTTCAATATCATCATGTGCAAATCTTTGGGCAATCATTATGGATGCAGGAACTGGCTTCACAGCTCAAGTCTATGAGCTGTCTCCACACTTTCTTCATAAG GAATGGATTATGGAACAGTGGGATAAAAGTTTCTACATCAGTTCTGTTGCTGGCTCCAACAATGGAAGTTCTCTTGTTGTGATGTCCAAAG GCACACCATATACACAGCAGTCTTACAAAGTCAGTGATTCCTTCCCGTTTAAATGGATAAACAAGAAGTGGAAGGAAGGTTTTCACGTGACTTCAATGGCAACATCAGGCAGTCGATGGGCTATAGTCATGTCCCGCAGTGCTGGATTTTCTGAGCAG GTTGTGGAATTGGACTTCCTCTACCCAAGCGAGGGCATCCATAGACGCTGGGACAATGGCTATCGTATTACCGCTATGGCTGCCACAATGGACCAATCTGCGCTGATCCTAAGCAAGCCAAGGCGTCGCCCAAGAGATGAGACACAAGAGACTCTGCGGACTACACAGTTTCCCAGTCAACATGTCAAG GAGAAGTGGGCTAAGAACCTCTACCTTGCTGGGATATGCTATGGGCGAACCGTGGCTTAA
- the LOC101762555 gene encoding serine/threonine-protein kinase prpf4B, with translation MAAGGEPSPSPPSPAKHSRSPDDAAQPDASPKRRKRHHHRRHHHHRRQRHDDSPLAVAPDDDVEEGEILDDAAAADSAAPQDSLVPERLDNGADTHSNADAMMPQASALPTLPPSSKDGRKSLSGAPESESGGILSSDADENKGYEQSQSLSKSTREKERRHIDERHSLSYKDYHSKNHSRTSPYPRHHSEARSRDHSRSTEKSDGANGPRASLRDGFDHDSNDRNGKSGRHATSRQENERERSSSRVVHDRPGDRHGSRERYRDDRIDGDKFDSLEATRRLRERSRSRSRSDLRESARVRDQSRERERRSGSSRHKDHERNRDTSKDRHRESDRVDSVREREKYDRDREWHRVKGSETRRTREARDKVSDSDRHRDSTHSKYSTSDGYKERARSREKYRDADHKSRRSEEMKENSLNKEEDEEEYQEKIEQQLAMQEEDDPEKIKEEARRRKEAIMAKYRQQQLQKQHMESKPSSNNEEVKAMDGDETTHLKDDNDSGSTGNDEAENKHDSLEVFVGEADFTVGKSPARNDTLVSTGAFSDEMTIGVSGLGEGSPKSERSADMFCDDIFGESPAGIRKSGKDDGLHVERNALHDNWDDADGYYTYRFGELLDGRYEITAAHGKGVFSTVVRAKDLKAGKDDPEEVAIKIIRNNDTMYKAGKQEVSILEKLASADREDKRHCVRFISSFMYRNHLCLVFESLNMNLREVLKKFGRNIGLKLTAVRAYSKQLFIALKHLKNCKVLHCDIKPDNMLVNEAKNVLKLCDFGNAMLAGMNEVTPYLVSRFYRAPEIILGLPYDHPLDIWSVGCCLYELYTGKVLFPGPSNNAMLRLHMELKGPFPKKMLRKGAFTMQHFDQDLNFHATEEDLVTKTAVRRLILNIKPKDIGSLISNFPGEDPKMLSSFKDLLDKIFILDPEKRITVSQALSHPFITGK, from the exons atggccgccggcggagaaccctccccgtcgccgccctcaCCCGCCAAGCACTCTCGCTCGCCCGACGACGCCGCCCAGCCCGACGCCTCCCCGAAGCGCCGcaagcgccaccaccaccgtcgccaccaccaccaccgacgCCAGCGTCACGACGACTCTCCGCTAGCTGTGGCGCCCGACGACGACGTAGAGGAGGGGGAGATACTcgatgacgccgccgccgccgattccgCAGCCCCACAGGATTCCCTTGTTCCG GAGCGCTTGGACAATGGTGCTGATACACATTCAAATGCAGATGCAATGATGCCGCAAGCTTCTGCTCTGCCTACCCTCCCTCCATCCTCAAAAGATGGAAGGAAGTCACTTAGCGGTGCCCCTGAGTCTGAAAGCGGGGGTATCCTATCAAGTGACGCTGATGAAAACAAAGGGTATGAGCAGAGCCAAAGCCTTTCAAAATCTACAAGGGAGAAGGAAAGGAGGCACATAGATGAGCGTCACTCGTTGTCTTATAAAGATTATCATTCCAAAAATCACTCCAGAACATCTCCTTACCCAAGGCATCACAGTGAAGCTCGTTCAAGAGATCACTCGAGGTCTACAGAGAAAAGTGATGGCGCTAATGGTCCTCGTGCAAGTCTTAGGGATGGTTTTGATCATGACAGCAATGATCGGAATGGCAAGTCTGGCAGACATGCTACTAGTAGGCAGGAGAATGAAAGAGAGAGGAGCAGTAGCCGTGTTGTTCATGATAGACCTGGTGACAGGCACGGCAGTCGGGAAAGGTATAGGGATGATAGGATAGATGGAGACAAATTTGATTCACTTGAAGCTACTCGTAGGCTCAGAGAAAGAAGCAGGAGTCGTAGTAGATCAGATCTAAGGGAAAGTGCTCGTGTTCGTGATCAAAGCCGGGAGAGGGAAAGACGGAGTGGTAGTTCAAGGCATAAAGATCATGAGAGGAATAGGGATACAAGTAAAGATCGGCATAGAGAATCTGACAGGGTTGACAGTGTACGTGAAAGGGAGAAATATGATAGGGACAGGGAATGGCATAGGGTTAAGGGAAGTGAAACTCGTAGAACCAGAGAAGCACGGGACAAAGTTAGTGACAGTGACAGGCACAGGGATTCAACACACTCAAAATACAGCACGTCCGATGGTTACAAAGAGAGGGCTAGATCCAGGGAGAAATATAGAGATGCCGACCATAAAAGCCGGAGGTCTgaagaaatgaaggaaaattctTTAAACAA ggaggaagatgaagaggagTACCAAGAGAAAATTGAACAGCAGTTAGCTATGCAGGAAGAAGATGACCCTGAAAAAATTAAGGAGGAAGCAAGGAGGAGGAAAGAAGCCATTATGGCGAAGTACAGGCAGCAGCAATTGCAGAAGCAGCATATGGAATCTAAACCAAGTAGCAATAATGAAG aagtaaaagcaatggATGGAGATGAAACTACACATCTGAAAGATGATAATGATAGCGGCTCTACGGGCAATGACGAAGCTGAAAATAAGCATGATTCTTTAGAGGTATTCGTTGGTGAAGCAGACTTCACTGTGGGGAAGTCTCCTGCTCGGAATGATACTTTAGTTAGCACGGGAGCATTCAGTGACGAGATGACAATAGGTGTTTCAGGTCTTGGAGAGGGTTCACCCAAG AGTGAGAGATCAGCAGACATGTTCTGTGATGACATTTTTGGAGAATCACCTGCAGGCATTAGAAAATCG GGCAAGGATGATGGTTTGCATGTTGAGAGAAATGCTCTTCATGACAACTGGGACGATGCAGATGGGTACTACA CTTATCGGTTTGGGGAATTACTGGATGGCCGTTATGAAATCACAGCAGCACATGGGAAGGGTGTGTTCTCAACAGTTGTGCGGGCAAAAGATCTTAAAGCTGGTAAAGATGATCCTGAAGAAGTTGCTATCAAAATTATCCGGAACAATGATACTAT GTACAAGGCTGGCAAGCAAGAGGTTTCGATACTGGAAAAACTTGCAAGTGCGGACCGTGAGGACAAACGCCACTGCGTGCGGTTTATTTCTAGTTTCATGTACCGGAACCATCTTTGCTTAGTTTTTGAATCTCTCAATATGAATCTTCGTGAGGTTTTAAAGAAATTTGGTCGTAATATCGGACTTAAACTGACTGCGGTGAGGGCATATTCAAAGCAGCTCTTCATCGCCTTGAAGCACCTGAAGAACTGCAAAGTTTTGCACTGCGATATAAAACCGGACAATATGCTG GTGAATGAGGCTAAGAATGTGCTCAAGCTATGTGATTTTGGCAATGCTATGCTTGCTGGCATGAATGAGGTTACGCCTTATCTTGTCAGCCGTTTCTATCGGGCACCTGAGATCA TTCTTGGGTTACCATATGACCATCCATTAGACATATGGTCAGTTGGCTGCTGTCTATATGAGCTTTACACTGGGAAAGTCTTGTTCCCAGGTCCATCAAACAATGCCATGCTTCGGCTTCATATGGAATTAAAGGGCCCATTCCCTAAGAAGATGCTGCGAAAG GGTGCCTTTACGATGCAACACTTTGATCAAGATCTTAATTTCCATGCTACTGAGGAGGATCTTGTGACAAAAACG GCTGTGAGGAGGTTAATTTTGAACATTAAACCAAAGGACATTGGTTCTTTGATTTCAAACTTTCCCGGCGAGGATCCAAAAATGCTATCCAGTTTTAAAGATCTTCTTGATAAAATATTTATCTTAGATCCAGAAAAGAGGATAACCGTATCTCAAGCACTTAGCCATCCTTTTATCACTGGCAAGTGA
- the LOC101769330 gene encoding clathrin heavy chain 1-like: MKTCVIDVNDLRTRFHPGKRVLQVAGARDRRIAAYIYKKAGRWKQSIALSKKDSMYKDCMETCSQSGDRELSEDLLVYFIEQGKKECFASCLFICYDLIRPDVALELAWMNNMIDFAFPYLLQFIREYSSKVDDLVKDKIESQNEERAKEKEEKDLVAQQNMYAQLLPLALPAPPMPGMGGPPPPMGGMGMPPMGPGPMPAFGMPPMGSY; the protein is encoded by the exons atgaaaacatgtgttaTAG ACGTGAATgacctccggacgcgttttcatccaggaaaacgtgtgctacagGTCGCGGGAGCTCGAGATAGGAGGATTGCTGCCTACATTTACAAGAAGGCTGGCAGATGGAAGCAGTCCATTGCTCTATCAAAGAAAGACAGCATGTACAAGGATTGCATGGAGACATGCTCGCAGTCTGGTGACCGTGAACTGTCGGAGGACTTACTTGTCTATTTCATTGAGCAG GGGAAGAAAGAATGCTTTGCTTCTTGCCTCTTCATTTGCTATGACTTGATACGACCAGATGTTGCCCTTGAGCTTGCATGGATGAACAACATGATAGACTTTGCTTTCCCATATCTGTTGCAG TTCATTCGCGAATACAGCAGCAAGGTTGATGATTTAGTTAAGGACAAAATTGAGTCGCAAAATGAGGAAAGAGCGAAAGAGAAAGAGGAGAAAGATCTTGTTGCTCAGCAG AACATGTACGCACAGCTGCTTCCTCTCGCTTTGCCCGCTCCGCCGATGCCAGGCATGGGCGGTCCTCCACCTCCGATGGGTGGAATGGGCATGCCTCCGATGGGCCCTGGTCCGATGCCAGCATTTGGGATGCCACCAATGGGAAGCTACTAG